A single window of Vigna unguiculata cultivar IT97K-499-35 chromosome 1, ASM411807v1, whole genome shotgun sequence DNA harbors:
- the LOC114174187 gene encoding PLAT domain-containing protein 3-like — protein sequence MATPTRLLPLLLYLLSLCFVSTVRSDDDCVYSVYIRTGSIFNGGTDSIIGLKLYDALGNGIYITNLETWGGLMEPGHNYFERGNLDIFSGRGPCLDEPVCAINITSDGSGPHHGWYVNYVEVTSTGVHANCSQSLFTVEQWIATDRSPYQLWTVRNNCPNVLGLARSKAHFTDVVGSRNGPGSGFSVSALKRSRAGMLFMKW from the exons ATGGCAACCCCAACGCGCCTCCTCCCTCTCCTCCTTTATCTACTCTCGCTATGCTTCGTCTCAACCGTTAGATCG GATGATGATTGTGTCTACTCGGTTTATATTCGGACGGGCTCCATCTTCAATGGAGGAACCGATTCAATAATTGGGCTCAAGCTCTACGACGCGCTCGGCAACGGTATATACATCACCAACCTCGAAACCTGGGGCGGGTTAATGGAGCCGGGTCACAACTACTTCGAACGGGGCAATCTCGACATTTTCAGCGGTAGAGGTCCATGCTTGGATGAGCCCGTTTGCGCCATCAATATAACTTCGGACGGGTCGGGGCCCCATCACGGCTGGTACGTAAACTACGTCGAGGTCACTTCCACCGGGGTCCACGCGAACTGCTCTCAGTCGTTGTTCACGGTGGAGCAGTGGATCGCAACCGACAGGTCGCCTTATCAGCTCTGGACTGTAAGGAACAACTGCCCAAACGTCTTGGGTCTGGCCCGTTCTAAAGCCCATTTCACCGATGTCGTCGGCTCTCGAAATGGGCCTGGGTCCGGTTTCTCTGTTTCGGCCCTGAAACGTTCGCGGGCAGGGATGTTATTTATGAAGTGGTAG
- the LOC114182982 gene encoding mucin-6-like, with amino-acid sequence MDSPNSGSMQSSSTAGDEDYDSRADPSSSSSISAFLNNNPVPPPQPTTLTTHVPPFQTHVFDPLSNYLDPTQRSQSHPNASQILNLDMMWNTVARSEPDLAGLMPTSSSPSTHNNSSSQGFLLTQLGAGQSQPRGGGGGGGVNVAVSAFPTTLAPESASPRGGFEQNSTNNSNTNVVRNPKKRSRASRRAPTTVLTTDTTNFRAMVQEFTGIPAPPFTSSHFPRTRLDLFASSNASSSALLRSASSHLEQQQPPSQTQTQTPSYLLRPFAHKVQAQPSSIPHNNAFSPMLNTLPSNNNSASTSTPIHYQHHSLNMHNPILSLQSILGNNDSSVLLGSKTQQQQQRQQPSLEITPGAVDSHLKMGGLEELGLSHAHVGDHHHHHHHQNMNLVTSSSDGALSRVNNNISINNNMRGPSSADWAQAQRIGGSNDGGVLRSLSGGTGTATATLNYRSSVSDFHGEKGAPECAVAARSEENVQCAA; translated from the exons ATGGATTCGCCCAACAGTGGCAGTATGCAATCCTCCAGCACCGCCGGTGATGAAGACTACGACTCACGCGCCGACCCTTCCTCATCATCCTCCATCTCTGCCTTCCTCAACAACAACCCGGTTCCTCCGCCGCAACCAACAACGTTAACCACCCATGTTCCTCCCTTCCAAACCCACGTCTTCGACCCGTTATCCAATTACTTGGATCCAACACAAAGATCGCAGTCACACCCCAACGCCAGCCAAATCCTTAACCTCGACATGATGTGGAACACGGTTGCCAGATCCGAACCCGATCTCGCTGGCTTGATGCCTACCTCTTCTTCACCCTCCACGCACAACAACAGCAGCAGCCAAGGCTTTCTGTTAACTCAACTGGGAGCAGGTCAAAGTCAACCACgcggaggaggaggaggtggtgGTGTTAACGTTGCTGTTTCTGCTTTTCCCACCACTCTCGCTCCGGAAAGTGCTTCTCCACGAGGAGGATTTGAACAAAACAGTACCAACAACAGCAACACCAACGTGGTTCGAAACCCGAAGAAGAGGTCGAGAGCTTCTAGGCGTGCACCAACTACTGTGCTCACTACGGACACCACAAATTTCCGAGCCATGGTTCAGGAATTTACTGGCATCCCAGCCCCTCCTTTCACTTCCTCGCACTTCCCGAGAACCAGGTTGGATCTCTTTGCTTCTTCTAATGCATCTTCCTCCGCGTTATTAAGATCCGCTTCCTCTCATTTAGAACAACAACAACCTCCTTCACAAACGCAAACACAAACACCGTCTTATCTTCTCCGCCCCTTTGCACACAAAGTCCAAGCTCAACCCTCTTCTATCCCACACAACAACGCTTTTTCTCCCATGTTGAACACCTTGCCTTCCAACAACAATTCCGCTTCCACTTCAACCCCCATTCACTACCAGCACCACTCCCTAAACATGCACAACCCAATTCTCAGCCTCCAATCCATTCTCGGGAACAACGACTCTTCTGTTCTTCTTGGTTCCAAAACACAACAACAGCAGCAACGACAACAACCCTCCTTGGAAATCACGCCCGGTGCCGTGGACTCGCACCTCAAGATGGGTGGCTTGGAAGAACTGGGATTGAGCCATGCGCACGTTGGTGatcatcatcaccatcatcatcatcaaaacatgAACTTGGTTACTTCTTCATCAGATGGAGCATTGTCGAGGGTCAACAACAACATAAGCATAAACAACAACATGCGTGGTCCTTCTTCGGCAGACTGGGCCCAGGCCCAAAGAATTGGCGGCAGCAATGATGGAGGGGTTTTGAGGTCTCTGAGTGGAGGCACTGGCACTGCTACTGCCACCTTAAACTACAGAAGCAGTGTTTCGGATTTTCATGGAGAGAAGGGAGCACCGGAATGTGCTGTGGCTGCAAGAAGCGAAG AGAATGTACAATGTGCAGCATAG